One Virgibacillus proomii DNA window includes the following coding sequences:
- a CDS encoding ParB/RepB/Spo0J family partition protein: MAKGLGKGINALFPDIEEKHDDVIEEIAIKDCRPNPYQPRKTFHADAIEELKESILEYGIIQPLIARKSIKGYEIVVGERRFRAAKEAGLESIPVIIKELTDEKMMELALLENLQREDLTPIEEAHAYANLMNELKITQEELSKRLGKSRSHIANMIRLLSLPEQVIAYINNGELSMGHGRALLGLKDKTKLQAVVQKIRKEKLNVRQVEKLIIQLNDRPVQKKEKPKKDLFIKERETFLRERFGTAVSIQRGKRKGKIEIEFYSDDDLQRIIETLEN, from the coding sequence ATGGCGAAAGGGTTAGGTAAAGGGATTAATGCTCTGTTTCCAGATATTGAAGAAAAACATGATGATGTTATCGAGGAAATAGCTATTAAAGATTGTCGCCCAAACCCATACCAACCACGAAAAACATTCCATGCTGATGCGATTGAGGAGTTGAAGGAATCTATTTTAGAATACGGTATCATTCAACCTTTAATTGCTCGGAAAAGTATCAAGGGATATGAAATTGTTGTTGGCGAAAGAAGGTTTCGTGCTGCTAAAGAAGCAGGGTTAGAAAGCATACCGGTTATCATTAAAGAATTAACGGATGAAAAAATGATGGAACTAGCACTTTTAGAGAATCTTCAACGTGAAGATTTGACGCCAATTGAAGAGGCACACGCCTATGCAAACTTAATGAACGAATTAAAGATAACCCAAGAGGAATTATCAAAACGTCTTGGAAAAAGCCGATCACATATCGCAAATATGATTCGCTTACTCTCTTTACCAGAACAAGTTATCGCTTATATTAATAATGGGGAACTTTCAATGGGGCATGGCAGAGCTTTGTTAGGGCTAAAAGATAAAACAAAGCTCCAAGCAGTAGTGCAGAAAATTAGAAAAGAAAAGTTAAACGTACGACAAGTTGAAAAGTTAATTATCCAATTAAATGATAGACCGGTTCAGAAGAAGGAAAAACCTAAGAAAGATTTGTTTATTAAAGAAAGAGAAACATTTCTTAGAGAAAGGTTCGGAACCGCTGTCTCCATTCAAAGAGGTAAACGAAAAGGGAAAATAGAAATTGAGTTTTATAGTGACGATGATCTCCAACGTATCATCGAAACGTTAGAAAACTAA
- a CDS encoding ParA family protein, producing MGKIMSIANQKGGVGKTTSSVNLSACLAHLGNKVLLVDIDPQGNATSGTGINKADVKHCIYNVLVEELPAEEVCIPTTIDNLDIIPATIQLAGAEIELVPTISREIRLKKSLENLKSAYDYIIIDCPPSLGLLTLNALTASDTVIIPVQCEYYALEGLSQLLNTIRLVQKHLNKTLMIEGVLLTMLDARTNLGLQVIEEVKKYFQDKVYRTIIPRNVRLGEAPSHGLPIITYDAKSKGAEVYLELAKEVMANGERVR from the coding sequence ATGGGAAAAATAATGTCCATCGCAAATCAAAAAGGTGGTGTAGGAAAAACAACTTCATCGGTAAATCTAAGTGCATGTTTAGCACATTTAGGTAATAAAGTTCTTCTCGTAGATATTGATCCTCAGGGGAATGCAACAAGTGGAACAGGGATTAACAAAGCAGATGTAAAACATTGTATTTACAATGTTCTTGTCGAAGAACTACCTGCTGAAGAAGTGTGTATTCCAACAACTATAGACAACTTAGATATCATACCTGCTACTATACAGCTTGCCGGTGCAGAAATTGAACTGGTGCCAACAATATCTAGAGAGATTCGCCTGAAAAAATCGTTGGAAAACTTGAAATCAGCCTATGACTATATTATTATTGATTGCCCTCCATCATTAGGATTATTAACTTTGAATGCGTTAACCGCCTCGGATACGGTTATTATTCCAGTACAGTGTGAGTATTATGCATTGGAAGGGCTTAGTCAATTACTGAACACGATAAGACTTGTACAAAAGCATCTTAATAAGACACTGATGATTGAAGGTGTATTATTAACAATGCTTGATGCCCGAACGAATCTCGGTTTACAAGTAATAGAGGAAGTGAAGAAATACTTTCAAGATAAAGTCTATCGAACGATAATTCCTAGAAATGTAAGACTAGGTGAGGCTCCAAGTCATGGTCTGCCAATTATTACTTATGATGCAAAATCAAAAGGCGCGGAAGTATATCTTGAATTAGCGAAGGAAGTGATGGCCAATGGCGAAAGGGTTAGGTAA
- the noc gene encoding nucleoid occlusion protein: MVKPFNRFFGIGDKSEVDVDEETNHSDEVIQIPVKNIKPNRYQPRSIFSDEKIKELAQTIQTHGMIQPIIVRQLDEAEEGEEQYEIIAGERRWRAVNSLGWEYISAIVKEMTDTETASVALIENLQREELTVIEEAAAYAKLIELHSLTQEALAQRLGKNQSTIANKLRLLKLPDAVQEALLEKYITERHARALIKIKDEEQQIKLLQEIVEKGLNVKQTEDRIAKINEKNKPTKKKPTVKRKGFNKDIRIAMNTIRQSLNMVSDTGVEVESDEQDLEDYYQITIKIPKKKS; encoded by the coding sequence ATGGTGAAGCCCTTTAACCGTTTTTTTGGAATCGGTGATAAATCTGAAGTTGACGTCGACGAGGAGACGAATCATTCAGACGAGGTTATTCAGATTCCCGTTAAAAATATAAAACCTAATCGATATCAGCCAAGGTCGATATTTAGTGATGAAAAAATAAAAGAACTTGCTCAAACGATTCAAACCCATGGAATGATTCAACCAATTATTGTTCGCCAGCTGGATGAAGCTGAAGAAGGCGAGGAACAATATGAAATTATTGCAGGGGAACGACGTTGGCGTGCTGTCAATTCTTTAGGTTGGGAATATATTTCTGCAATTGTTAAGGAAATGACTGATACAGAAACAGCTTCAGTCGCTCTTATTGAAAACTTGCAGCGGGAAGAACTGACTGTAATTGAAGAAGCAGCTGCCTATGCAAAATTAATTGAGCTCCACTCCTTAACACAGGAAGCACTAGCACAGCGACTAGGTAAAAATCAATCAACCATAGCGAACAAGCTTCGACTATTAAAATTACCAGATGCTGTACAAGAAGCATTGCTAGAGAAGTATATTACAGAAAGACATGCTCGTGCATTAATTAAAATAAAGGATGAAGAACAGCAAATAAAACTATTGCAAGAGATAGTCGAAAAAGGTCTGAACGTTAAACAAACAGAAGATCGCATTGCTAAAATAAACGAAAAGAATAAACCAACAAAGAAAAAGCCAACTGTAAAGCGAAAGGGATTTAATAAAGATATCCGCATAGCTATGAATACGATACGTCAATCATTAAATATGGTTTCCGATACAGGAGTTGAAGTGGAGTCAGATGAACAAGATCTAGAAGATTATTATCAAATTACAATTAAGATACCAAAAAAGAAATCATAA
- the rsmG gene encoding 16S rRNA (guanine(527)-N(7))-methyltransferase RsmG, translated as MNPEQFFQVLQEKGIELDAQQKQQFSIYFHNLIEWNKKINLTALTVEADVYLKHFYDSVTAAFYFDFTDVKSICDVGAGAGFPSIPLKICFPHLQITIVDSLKKRIGFLNQLALDLSLNQVAFYHDRAENFGKNTKFRESFDMVTARAVARMSVLSELCLPLVKRQGVFLAMKGAKAKEEVDQAKLAIELLGGELKSIHTFTLPQEESERSIIEIYKTRKTPKKYPRKPGIPNKDPID; from the coding sequence ATGAATCCAGAGCAATTTTTTCAAGTATTACAGGAAAAGGGAATAGAGTTGGATGCACAACAAAAACAACAATTTTCCATTTATTTCCATAACCTGATTGAATGGAATAAGAAAATTAATTTGACAGCTTTAACAGTGGAAGCAGATGTGTATTTAAAACATTTTTATGATTCGGTTACCGCAGCATTCTATTTTGATTTCACTGATGTAAAGTCAATTTGTGATGTGGGTGCTGGAGCAGGTTTTCCGAGTATTCCGTTAAAAATATGCTTTCCTCATTTACAAATAACTATTGTAGATTCATTAAAAAAACGCATCGGCTTTTTAAACCAGTTAGCGTTGGATCTTTCACTAAACCAGGTGGCATTTTACCATGATCGTGCTGAAAACTTTGGTAAAAACACAAAATTTCGTGAATCATTTGATATGGTAACGGCTCGAGCTGTTGCGCGCATGTCAGTATTAAGTGAACTTTGTTTGCCACTTGTGAAGAGGCAAGGAGTTTTTTTGGCGATGAAAGGAGCAAAAGCAAAAGAAGAAGTAGATCAGGCTAAGTTAGCCATTGAATTACTTGGCGGAGAATTGAAAAGTATTCATACGTTTACTTTGCCACAAGAAGAAAGTGAACGCTCCATTATTGAGATTTATAAAACACGAAAAACCCCAAAAAAATATCCTAGAAAACCAGGAATCCCAAATAAAGACCCGATTGATTAA